A section of the Kribbella sp. HUAS MG21 genome encodes:
- a CDS encoding cation acetate symporter has translation MSPALSLTAIGVVVLATIGIGLFGLRISRTTSDFYVASRAVTPRWNASAISGEYLSAASFLGVAGLVLVNGADMLWFSVGYTVGYLMLLVLVAAPLRRSGAYTLPDFAETRFESAAVRRICAGLVVGIGTLYLLPQLQGAGLAVQTVTGAPAHVGAAVVAVIVVINVAAGGMRSITFVQAFQYWLKLTALAMPIFVILMLWNQPVGVLDSLQGAAAEWAEPMSRAGGRDHPLYATYSLLLALCFGTMGLPHVLVRFYTNPDGRAARRTTVVVLALLGVFYLFPPMYAILGRTFAPDLVTEGGDTVVLELPGRVFPGTTGDLLGALVAAGAFAAFLSTSSGLTVAIAGVIDQDLLRSRLHRWSGGDYVAVNSFRIASLLAMIIPYLAFTATGALSLADTVGLAFALAASTFCPLLVLGIWWRRMSTTGAAAGLVVGGIAASAAALVNVIGAPQGGWPRALIGQPAAWSMPLAFITVIVVSRLTPHRIPAGTARSMVRLHTPEAVNVDRGPGVLHNRPAGVSARLSDAD, from the coding sequence ATGTCGCCGGCGCTCAGCCTGACGGCGATCGGCGTGGTGGTCCTGGCGACGATCGGGATCGGCCTGTTCGGGCTGCGGATCTCGCGGACCACCAGCGACTTCTACGTCGCCAGCCGCGCGGTCACACCGCGCTGGAACGCCTCGGCGATCAGCGGTGAGTACCTGTCCGCCGCCTCCTTCCTCGGCGTCGCCGGGCTCGTGCTGGTCAACGGCGCCGACATGCTGTGGTTCTCGGTCGGCTACACGGTCGGCTACCTGATGCTGCTGGTGCTGGTCGCGGCTCCGCTGCGCCGGTCCGGTGCGTACACGTTGCCCGACTTCGCCGAGACCCGCTTCGAGTCGGCCGCCGTACGACGGATCTGCGCCGGGCTCGTGGTCGGTATCGGGACGCTCTACCTGCTCCCGCAACTGCAAGGGGCAGGGCTCGCGGTCCAGACCGTGACGGGCGCGCCGGCGCACGTGGGCGCGGCGGTCGTCGCGGTGATCGTGGTGATCAACGTCGCGGCGGGCGGGATGCGGTCGATCACGTTCGTGCAGGCGTTCCAGTACTGGCTCAAGCTGACCGCGCTGGCGATGCCGATCTTCGTCATCCTGATGCTGTGGAACCAACCGGTCGGCGTCCTCGACTCGCTGCAGGGCGCGGCCGCCGAATGGGCCGAGCCGATGTCGCGCGCCGGCGGGCGTGACCACCCGCTGTACGCGACGTACTCGTTGCTCCTGGCCCTTTGTTTCGGGACGATGGGGCTCCCGCACGTGCTGGTCCGCTTCTACACGAACCCGGACGGCCGGGCGGCACGTCGTACGACGGTGGTCGTGCTGGCGCTGCTCGGGGTGTTCTACCTCTTTCCGCCGATGTACGCGATCCTCGGGCGGACGTTCGCGCCGGACCTGGTGACCGAGGGCGGGGACACCGTTGTCCTGGAGCTGCCGGGGCGCGTTTTCCCTGGTACCACAGGGGATCTGCTCGGCGCGCTGGTCGCGGCCGGTGCGTTCGCCGCGTTCCTGTCGACGTCGTCGGGACTGACCGTCGCGATCGCCGGGGTCATCGACCAGGACCTGTTGCGGAGCCGGCTGCACCGGTGGAGCGGCGGTGACTACGTGGCGGTGAACAGCTTCCGGATCGCGTCACTGCTCGCGATGATCATCCCGTATCTGGCGTTCACGGCGACGGGTGCGCTGAGTCTCGCGGACACCGTCGGGCTCGCGTTCGCGCTCGCCGCGTCGACGTTCTGCCCGCTGCTGGTGCTGGGGATCTGGTGGCGGCGGATGTCGACGACCGGCGCGGCCGCCGGACTCGTCGTCGGCGGGATCGCGGCGAGCGCCGCCGCCCTGGTGAACGTGATCGGCGCACCGCAGGGCGGCTGGCCGCGGGCACTCATCGGCCAGCCGGCCGCGTGGTCGATGCCGCTCGCGTTCATCACGGTCATCGTGGTCTCCCGGCTCACCCCGCACCGCATCCCGGCCGGCACCGCCCGCAGCATGGTCCGCCTGCACACCCCCGAGGCCGTCAACGTGGATCGCGGACCTGGAGTACTCCACAATCGCCCGGCCGGCGTCTCCGCACGCCTGAGCGATGCCGACTGA
- a CDS encoding LytTR family DNA-binding domain-containing protein, translating to MADSPLRALVADDEEPALAELVYLLSQDPRIGEIRTASNGPDALKILQAADLDVVFCDIKMPGLDGIDLARVLSKFASRPQIVFVTAYDEHAVAAFDLEATDYVMKPVRQERLAEAVRRVVTQGAPTALQSPEETEDEVIAVELAGVTRFVQRSTVRYVEAQGDYARLHTGQNSHLVRIPLSTLEERWRDAGFTRIHRSTLVALQHVDEMRVDGGRCSVRVGDDWLPVSRRHTRELRDLLVRSTSLR from the coding sequence ATGGCCGACTCTCCCCTGCGCGCGCTGGTCGCGGACGACGAGGAGCCTGCGCTGGCCGAGCTGGTGTACCTGCTGAGCCAGGACCCCCGGATCGGCGAGATCCGCACGGCCTCGAACGGCCCGGACGCGCTGAAGATCCTGCAGGCGGCCGACCTGGACGTGGTGTTCTGCGACATCAAGATGCCGGGGCTGGACGGGATCGACCTGGCCCGGGTGCTGTCCAAGTTCGCCAGTCGGCCACAGATCGTGTTCGTCACGGCGTACGACGAGCACGCGGTGGCGGCGTTCGACCTGGAGGCGACCGACTACGTGATGAAGCCGGTCCGGCAGGAGCGGCTGGCGGAGGCGGTACGCCGGGTGGTCACACAGGGCGCCCCGACCGCGCTGCAGTCCCCGGAGGAGACAGAGGACGAGGTGATCGCCGTGGAGCTGGCCGGTGTCACCAGGTTCGTCCAGCGCTCCACGGTCCGGTACGTCGAGGCGCAAGGCGACTACGCGCGCCTGCACACCGGCCAGAACTCACACCTCGTCCGCATCCCGCTGAGCACGCTGGAGGAGCGCTGGCGGGACGCAGGCTTCACCCGGATCCACCGCAGCACCCTGGTCGCGCTGCAGCACGTGGACGAGATGCGAGTGGACGGCGGCCGCTGCTCGGTGCGGGTCGGTGACGACTGGCTCCCGGTCAGCCGCCGGCACACTCGCGAACTGCGCGACCTCCTGGTCCGGTCGACGTCCCTGCGATGA
- a CDS encoding DUF485 domain-containing protein, with product MSDTRDRDLSTYRDVQLSPDFSELRRRFRRFVFPMTALFLVWYFVYVLLADYAHGFMSQKIGGNINVALLLGLGQFVSTFAITMIYVRWADRRVDPDAEKLRHQIEGEPQ from the coding sequence ATGAGTGATACACGCGATCGCGATCTGTCGACGTACCGAGACGTCCAGTTGTCACCGGACTTCTCCGAGCTGCGTCGCCGGTTCCGGCGCTTCGTGTTCCCGATGACCGCACTGTTCCTGGTCTGGTACTTCGTCTACGTCCTGCTCGCCGACTACGCGCACGGCTTCATGTCGCAGAAGATCGGCGGCAACATCAACGTGGCCCTGCTGCTCGGCCTCGGCCAGTTCGTGTCGACGTTCGCGATCACGATGATCTACGTCCGCTGGGCGGACCGCCGGGTCGACCCGGACGCCGAGAAGTTGCGTCACCAGATCGAGGGAGAGCCGCAGTGA
- a CDS encoding cation acetate symporter: MATDIGNPTVNILIFGLFVVATLAIVFKASRNNKTAADFYAGGRSFTGPQNGVAIAGDYLSAASFLGIAGAIALNGYDGFLYSIGFLVAWLVALLLVAELLRNTGRFTMADVLSFRLKQRPVRMAAAISTLGVCFFYLLAQMAGAGGLVALLLGVSDRAGQSIVIAVVGILMITYVLVGGMKGTTWVQIVKAVLLVIGAGIMTLWVLAKYTFNLSGLLGAAVENSPAAGEKLLNPGLQYGLTGVTKLDFLSLALALVLGTAGLPHVLMRFYTVPDSKEARRSVSWAIWIIGIFYLFTLVLGYGAAAIVGPDAIRAAPGKANSAAPLLAFELGGEILLGVISAVAFATILAVVAGLTITASTSFAHDIYGQIIKKGQISGDGEVRVARYTAVVIGIVAIVGGIFANGQNIAFLVALAFAVAASANLPTILYSLFWRRFNTRGALWSIYGGLASTIILIIFSPVVSGKVDKKTGASLSMITDTNIDFHWFPLDNPGIVSIPLAFFLGWLGTVTSKEQVDVDRFAEMEVRSLTGAGAEKAVHH; encoded by the coding sequence ATGGCAACCGACATCGGGAACCCGACCGTCAACATCCTGATCTTCGGGCTGTTCGTGGTGGCCACGCTGGCGATCGTGTTCAAGGCCTCCCGGAACAACAAGACCGCGGCCGACTTCTACGCCGGCGGCCGGTCGTTCACCGGTCCGCAGAACGGCGTCGCGATCGCCGGTGACTACCTGTCCGCCGCGTCGTTCCTCGGTATCGCCGGAGCGATCGCCCTGAACGGGTACGACGGCTTCCTGTACTCCATCGGCTTCCTGGTGGCGTGGCTCGTCGCGCTGCTGCTGGTCGCCGAACTCCTGCGGAACACCGGCCGGTTCACGATGGCCGACGTCCTCTCGTTCCGCCTCAAGCAGCGGCCGGTCCGGATGGCGGCCGCGATCTCGACCCTCGGCGTCTGCTTCTTCTACCTGCTGGCGCAGATGGCAGGCGCCGGGGGTCTCGTCGCCCTGCTGCTCGGTGTCTCGGACCGGGCCGGGCAGAGCATCGTGATCGCCGTGGTCGGCATCCTGATGATCACCTACGTGCTCGTCGGCGGCATGAAGGGCACCACCTGGGTGCAGATCGTCAAGGCGGTGCTGCTGGTCATCGGCGCCGGAATCATGACGCTCTGGGTGCTGGCGAAGTACACCTTCAACCTGTCCGGCTTGTTGGGCGCTGCCGTCGAGAACAGCCCGGCGGCCGGCGAGAAGCTGCTGAACCCGGGCCTGCAGTACGGCCTCACCGGTGTCACCAAGCTGGACTTCCTGTCGCTCGCGCTCGCGCTGGTGCTCGGCACCGCCGGTCTGCCGCACGTGCTGATGCGGTTCTACACCGTGCCGGACTCCAAGGAGGCGCGGCGCAGCGTCAGCTGGGCGATCTGGATCATCGGCATCTTCTACCTGTTCACGCTGGTCCTCGGGTACGGCGCCGCGGCCATCGTCGGGCCGGACGCGATCCGGGCCGCCCCCGGCAAGGCGAACTCGGCGGCCCCGCTGCTCGCGTTCGAACTCGGCGGCGAGATCCTGCTCGGCGTCATCTCGGCGGTCGCGTTCGCGACGATCCTCGCCGTGGTGGCCGGGCTCACGATCACCGCGAGTACGTCGTTCGCGCACGACATCTACGGCCAGATCATCAAGAAGGGCCAGATCAGCGGCGACGGCGAGGTCCGGGTGGCCCGCTACACCGCGGTCGTGATCGGCATCGTCGCGATCGTCGGCGGCATCTTCGCGAACGGCCAGAACATCGCGTTCCTGGTGGCGCTCGCGTTCGCGGTCGCGGCCAGCGCGAACCTGCCGACGATCCTGTACTCGCTGTTCTGGCGCCGCTTCAACACCCGCGGCGCACTGTGGAGCATCTACGGCGGCCTGGCCTCGACGATCATCCTGATCATCTTCAGCCCGGTCGTCTCCGGCAAGGTGGACAAGAAGACCGGCGCCAGCCTGTCGATGATCACCGACACCAACATCGACTTCCACTGGTTCCCGCTCGACAACCCCGGCATCGTCTCGATCCCGCTGGCCTTCTTCCTCGGCTGGCTCGGCACGGTCACCAGCAAGGAACAGGTCGACGTCGACCGCTTCGCCGAAATGGAAGTCCGCTCCCTCACCGGCGCGGGCGCCGAAAAGGCAGTCCACCACTGA
- a CDS encoding methyltransferase produces MGTDYVHGYTPAETRRLTDQAGTLAELLHGGTTYPPGSRVLEAGCGVGAQTVQLVTRSPGIELTSIDISEESLAQAKARVAEHAPGATVDWRHADLYDLRDEKFDHVFVCFVLEHLADPVAALVRLRELLNPGGTITVIEGDHGSAFFHPRSPRAQAVVDCLVDLQAEAGGDALIGRRLQPLLAQAGYDDVQVGPRTVYADQNVPHLVDGFTRRTFIAMVESVRERAIAAGLRSPAEWAAGIRDLDLAAEPGGTFHYTFFKGVGRT; encoded by the coding sequence ATGGGAACCGACTACGTCCACGGCTACACCCCGGCGGAGACCCGCCGGCTGACCGACCAGGCCGGCACGCTGGCCGAGCTGCTGCACGGCGGTACGACGTACCCGCCCGGCAGCCGGGTACTGGAGGCCGGCTGCGGCGTGGGCGCGCAGACCGTCCAGCTCGTCACCCGCAGCCCCGGCATCGAGCTGACCTCGATCGACATCTCCGAGGAGTCACTCGCGCAGGCGAAGGCCCGCGTCGCCGAGCACGCGCCCGGCGCGACCGTCGACTGGCGGCACGCGGACCTCTACGACCTGCGCGACGAGAAGTTCGACCACGTCTTCGTCTGCTTCGTCCTCGAACATCTCGCCGACCCGGTCGCGGCCCTCGTCCGGCTCCGCGAACTGCTGAACCCCGGCGGCACGATCACCGTGATCGAAGGCGACCACGGGTCCGCGTTCTTCCATCCCCGCAGCCCACGCGCGCAGGCCGTCGTCGACTGTCTCGTCGACCTGCAGGCCGAAGCCGGCGGCGACGCGCTGATCGGCCGTCGGTTGCAGCCGTTGCTCGCGCAGGCCGGGTACGACGACGTACAGGTCGGTCCGCGCACCGTGTACGCCGACCAGAACGTCCCGCACCTCGTCGACGGCTTCACTCGGCGGACGTTCATCGCGATGGTCGAGTCCGTCCGCGAGCGCGCGATCGCCGCCGGCCTGCGGAGTCCGGCCGAATGGGCCGCCGGCATCCGCGACCTGGACCTCGCCGCCGAACCCGGCGGCACCTTCCACTACACGTTCTTCAAAGGAGTTGGCCGGACATGA
- a CDS encoding CYTH and CHAD domain-containing protein produces MPPTEQLEIETKYDVDDSVVLPALHELPGVARVAQPVEHDLEAVYYDTADLDLAAHKVTLRRRTGGEDDGWHVKFPVSSGERLEVRHPLGRSTRGVPVAVVRSVRVHVRDHPLTPVVTLQTRRVVHRLLDEAGDVLAELADDHVTATVEGSEPETWREWEVELVGGDGLLLEDADELLKSAGARPASGPSKLARALGDRVPSYDDWELPKKPRTSDLFRAYAGAQVQAIRERDPEVRRDVPDSIHKFRVATRRLRSALATYRPVVDRAAGDEIRAELKWLAGELGVARDAEVQREHFAAEVAEQPVELVMGRVAGRIDDHLRAVYKEGRAGALAALESPRYFRLLDALDELVAKPPLTGDDRKAAKQIGELLDHDYKRMSKAVRRSQQAETPAEQDHELHEVRKAAKRLRYAAESAVPALGDEAADLAARAEEIQEVLGEHQDSVISRDLLRQLSLEVYAEGGNPFTYGRLHAAEETRGNNSRDAFYKLWPTLKFKN; encoded by the coding sequence ATGCCTCCGACTGAGCAGCTCGAGATCGAGACGAAGTACGACGTCGACGACAGCGTGGTCCTGCCGGCGCTGCACGAACTGCCCGGCGTCGCGCGGGTCGCCCAACCGGTCGAGCACGACCTGGAGGCCGTGTACTACGACACCGCCGACCTCGACCTGGCCGCGCACAAGGTGACGTTGCGGCGCCGCACCGGTGGCGAGGACGACGGCTGGCACGTGAAGTTCCCGGTGTCGTCCGGCGAGCGGCTCGAGGTCCGGCATCCGCTCGGGCGTTCGACCCGCGGCGTGCCGGTCGCTGTGGTCCGGTCGGTCCGGGTGCACGTCCGCGATCATCCGCTGACGCCGGTCGTGACCCTGCAGACCCGGCGCGTCGTCCACCGGCTCCTCGACGAGGCCGGTGACGTGCTGGCCGAGCTGGCCGACGACCACGTGACCGCGACGGTCGAGGGCAGCGAACCGGAGACCTGGCGCGAGTGGGAGGTCGAGCTCGTCGGCGGCGACGGCCTGCTGCTGGAGGACGCGGACGAGCTGCTGAAGTCCGCGGGCGCGCGCCCCGCGAGCGGCCCGAGCAAGCTGGCCAGGGCGCTCGGCGACCGCGTTCCGTCGTACGACGACTGGGAGCTGCCGAAGAAGCCGCGGACGTCGGACCTGTTCCGCGCGTACGCCGGCGCGCAGGTGCAGGCGATCCGCGAGCGCGACCCCGAGGTACGGCGGGACGTGCCGGACTCGATCCACAAATTCCGGGTCGCGACGCGGCGGCTCCGGTCGGCGCTGGCGACGTACCGCCCGGTGGTCGACCGCGCGGCCGGTGACGAGATCCGCGCCGAGCTGAAATGGCTCGCCGGTGAGCTCGGCGTCGCGCGCGACGCCGAGGTGCAGCGCGAGCACTTCGCGGCCGAGGTCGCCGAACAGCCGGTCGAACTCGTGATGGGCCGCGTCGCCGGACGCATCGACGACCACCTGCGCGCGGTCTACAAGGAGGGTCGCGCGGGGGCGCTCGCTGCGCTGGAGAGCCCGCGGTACTTCCGGTTGCTCGACGCGCTCGACGAGTTGGTCGCGAAGCCGCCGCTCACCGGCGACGACCGGAAGGCCGCCAAGCAGATCGGCGAGCTCCTCGACCACGACTACAAGCGGATGAGCAAGGCGGTACGCCGTTCGCAGCAGGCCGAGACTCCCGCGGAACAGGACCACGAGCTGCACGAGGTCCGGAAGGCGGCCAAGCGCCTGCGGTACGCCGCGGAGTCCGCCGTACCGGCCCTGGGCGACGAGGCCGCCGACCTGGCCGCGCGCGCCGAGGAGATCCAGGAGGTCCTCGGCGAACACCAGGACTCGGTCATCTCCCGCGACCTCCTGCGCCAACTGTCCCTGGAGGTGTACGCCGAGGGCGGCAACCCCTTCACCTACGGCCGCCTGCACGCGGCGGAGGAAACCCGCGGCAACAACTCCCGAGACGCCTTCTACAAACTCTGGCCCACCCTCAAATTCAAAAACTAA
- a CDS encoding metallophosphoesterase family protein: MTTVAVLADVHGVLPALEAVLGEADVQAADRIVLAGDIASGPQPVETLDVLTALGDRVVWVRGNADRELVEMARGTYDAQPPDAVSPWAAEQLRPDQVGLLAALPTTVTIGEVLFCHATPRDDEEVVLVDSPITRWAQVFEGLPDEVRTVVCGHTHMPFARQVDRRLVVNAGSVGMPYGAPGPSWALLSADGVQLRRAPLDAAKAADRILSESSYPGRADWVAEYLLHNYSDTKALEAFRPRSEA; this comes from the coding sequence ATGACGACCGTTGCGGTGCTGGCTGATGTTCATGGTGTGCTGCCTGCGCTGGAGGCTGTGCTGGGTGAGGCGGATGTGCAGGCGGCTGACCGGATCGTGCTGGCCGGGGACATCGCGAGTGGGCCGCAGCCGGTAGAGACCCTGGATGTGCTGACGGCGCTGGGCGACCGGGTGGTGTGGGTGCGCGGCAACGCGGACCGGGAGCTCGTGGAGATGGCTCGCGGGACGTACGACGCCCAGCCGCCGGACGCGGTGAGCCCGTGGGCCGCGGAGCAGCTACGGCCGGACCAGGTCGGGCTGCTCGCCGCACTGCCGACAACCGTGACGATCGGGGAGGTGCTGTTCTGCCACGCCACACCGCGTGACGACGAGGAGGTGGTGCTGGTCGACAGCCCCATCACCCGGTGGGCGCAGGTGTTCGAGGGGCTGCCGGACGAGGTCAGGACGGTGGTCTGCGGGCACACGCACATGCCCTTCGCGCGGCAGGTCGACCGGCGGCTCGTGGTCAACGCGGGCAGCGTCGGCATGCCGTACGGCGCTCCTGGTCCGAGCTGGGCACTGCTGAGCGCAGACGGCGTACAACTGCGGCGGGCACCGCTTGACGCGGCCAAGGCGGCGGACCGGATCCTGAGCGAGTCGTCGTACCCGGGCCGGGCGGACTGGGTCGCGGAGTACCTGCTCCACAACTACTCCGACACGAAGGCTCTGGAGGCTTTCAGGCCGCGCTCGGAGGCCTGA
- a CDS encoding serine/threonine-protein kinase → MDQPPRIGRYSLVRRVGAGGFATVWLARDEQLDAEVAVKILSENWVEDEDVRRRFLAEGRFLRRVDSLYVVGVHDIGEADDGRPFMVLTYADGGTLADRIKAGPLEFGEAVRIITQVGRGLKHLHARGVLHRDVKPANVLFRTDPAGDRAMLSDLGLGKSLAEVSRITMPGGTPAYVAPEQVMGERLDHRADLYSLGAVAYAAFTGQAPHGVVSLGAVMQIDAPPPSMTTLREDVPDAIDVVVRRALEPDREQRWPDLDSFLNALREAHSTGKVPARLVPAAEMPTPPAPTGPVDQATALAGAEQSTVAVKPKRRRAGVLTALAAIVLAAGGGYGGYQYVLTRPVTVESGGLSVEVPRQWGQQATSEDSLLVSENAATWRTDPETEGVFLGLVNATELPTSATPPDGCTLGDPETSENTVTFRYSCDNVPTVLEQYKRVDATRLLRVQVRDDNPTRRQTVLDSARYS, encoded by the coding sequence ATGGACCAGCCACCCCGGATCGGCCGGTACTCCCTGGTCCGCCGGGTGGGTGCCGGTGGTTTCGCGACCGTCTGGCTGGCGCGGGACGAGCAGCTGGACGCCGAGGTCGCGGTCAAGATCCTGTCCGAGAACTGGGTCGAGGACGAGGACGTCCGGCGCCGGTTCCTGGCGGAGGGACGGTTCCTGCGCCGGGTCGACTCGCTGTACGTCGTCGGCGTGCACGACATCGGCGAGGCCGACGACGGCCGCCCGTTCATGGTCCTCACCTATGCCGACGGCGGCACGCTCGCCGACCGGATCAAGGCGGGGCCGCTCGAGTTCGGCGAGGCGGTCCGGATCATCACCCAGGTCGGCCGGGGCCTGAAGCACCTGCACGCCCGCGGCGTCCTGCACCGCGACGTGAAGCCGGCCAACGTCCTGTTCCGCACCGATCCGGCCGGCGACCGGGCGATGCTGTCCGACCTCGGCCTGGGCAAGTCGCTCGCCGAGGTCTCCCGGATCACGATGCCCGGCGGCACCCCGGCGTACGTCGCTCCGGAGCAGGTGATGGGCGAGCGGCTGGACCACCGCGCCGACCTGTACTCGCTCGGCGCGGTCGCGTACGCCGCCTTCACCGGCCAGGCGCCGCACGGGGTGGTCAGCCTCGGCGCGGTGATGCAGATCGACGCGCCGCCGCCCTCCATGACCACGCTGCGCGAAGACGTGCCGGACGCGATCGATGTCGTCGTACGGCGTGCGCTCGAGCCGGACCGCGAGCAGCGCTGGCCGGACCTGGACAGCTTCCTCAACGCCCTGCGCGAGGCGCACTCCACGGGCAAGGTACCGGCCAGGCTGGTACCGGCCGCCGAGATGCCCACCCCGCCGGCCCCGACCGGCCCCGTCGACCAGGCGACCGCCTTGGCCGGCGCGGAGCAGTCCACAGTTGCCGTGAAGCCGAAGCGCCGCCGCGCCGGAGTCCTCACAGCCCTGGCAGCCATCGTCCTGGCAGCAGGAGGCGGCTACGGCGGCTACCAGTACGTCCTCACCCGTCCAGTGACAGTGGAGAGTGGAGGTCTGTCCGTAGAGGTTCCACGACAGTGGGGCCAGCAGGCGACCTCTGAGGACTCGCTGCTGGTCAGTGAGAACGCGGCGACCTGGCGGACCGACCCGGAGACCGAGGGTGTCTTCCTAGGCCTCGTGAACGCCACTGAACTACCGACGAGCGCCACTCCTCCGGATGGGTGCACCCTCGGCGACCCGGAGACGTCCGAGAACACCGTCACCTTCAGATACAGCTGCGACAACGTGCCGACCGTCCTGGAGCAGTACAAGCGGGTGGACGCCACGCGCCTGCTGCGGGTGCAGGTGCGTGACGACAACCCGACACGGCGCCAGACCGTGCTGGACTCGGCTCGCTACTCCTAG
- a CDS encoding histidine kinase produces the protein MFARRRKHFGTPADKATYATLHTASLASPHLREGLTPAAAGKASRHLRDLLGTAAIAICDSSGVLAWDGIGGPYESNHRRDAKDLAGPTLRSGRTAVLGAHDVACGDPQCPIRTAVVAPIVTEERVVAVLLAYSHNTSAALVRATEEVARWVSGQVELAELNKERTRAMEAELRALRAQISPHFIYNALAAIASFVRTDPERARELVLEFADFSRYALRRGGEFTTLADELRNVERYLVLEQARFGDRLKVSLQIAPEVLPVVIPFLVVQPLVENAVRHGLEGTTGVGNITIRARDRINEAEISVEDDGAGSDPEVIRAALSGESGSDSVGLGNVDARLRQVYGDTYGLVVETAVDAGTKVTFRIPKYSSGVHASP, from the coding sequence GTGTTCGCGCGCCGGCGGAAGCATTTCGGGACTCCGGCCGACAAGGCGACGTATGCGACCCTGCATACCGCCTCGTTGGCCAGTCCGCACCTGCGCGAGGGCCTGACACCAGCCGCGGCCGGCAAGGCCAGCCGCCACCTGCGGGACCTCCTGGGTACGGCGGCCATCGCGATCTGCGATTCCTCCGGCGTACTGGCCTGGGACGGCATCGGCGGCCCGTACGAGAGCAACCACCGCCGTGATGCCAAGGACCTCGCCGGCCCGACGCTCCGCTCCGGGCGCACCGCAGTACTAGGTGCGCACGACGTGGCCTGCGGCGACCCACAGTGCCCCATCCGTACGGCGGTGGTCGCGCCGATCGTCACCGAGGAGCGCGTGGTCGCCGTACTGCTCGCCTACAGCCACAACACGTCGGCAGCACTGGTCAGGGCCACCGAGGAGGTCGCCAGGTGGGTCTCCGGGCAGGTGGAGCTCGCGGAGCTCAACAAGGAGCGCACCCGCGCCATGGAGGCCGAGCTGCGGGCCCTGCGCGCCCAGATCAGCCCTCACTTCATCTACAACGCTCTCGCCGCCATCGCGTCGTTCGTACGCACAGACCCGGAGCGGGCGCGTGAACTGGTGCTGGAGTTCGCGGACTTCTCCAGGTACGCGCTACGGCGAGGCGGTGAGTTCACCACGCTGGCCGACGAGCTGCGCAACGTGGAGCGCTATCTGGTGCTGGAGCAGGCCAGGTTCGGCGACCGGCTGAAGGTGTCACTCCAGATCGCGCCTGAGGTGCTGCCGGTGGTCATCCCGTTCCTTGTGGTGCAGCCGCTGGTGGAGAACGCAGTACGGCACGGCCTGGAGGGTACGACGGGGGTCGGCAACATCACGATCCGCGCCCGCGACCGGATCAACGAGGCTGAGATCAGCGTGGAGGACGACGGCGCCGGCAGCGATCCGGAGGTGATCCGCGCGGCCCTGTCCGGCGAGTCCGGCAGCGACTCCGTCGGCCTCGGCAACGTCGACGCCCGGCTGCGGCAAGTGTACGGCGACACGTACGGCCTGGTCGTGGAGACCGCCGTGGACGCCGGGACCAAGGTGACTTTCCGCATCCCCAAATACTCCTCAGGGGTGCATGCCTCGCCGTAG